From the Paenibacillus sp. FSL H8-0548 genome, one window contains:
- a CDS encoding helix-turn-helix transcriptional regulator, whose protein sequence is MTITDRKPSMGILQLSEGEKKFQLTRHDPSKQLRPFVKHYWAVSWNLDDQPPYLQNVVPNPCVNMVMEDHQSGIYGPASRMYTKKIEGHGQVFGVKFHPGGFYPFIQSPISKLTEHALSLEDVFGNDGMVYEGQLKAQTDTESKIALTEALLLKHLPNDDEYVTQINQMITHILEDSELTMVEQLCRKNQINKRKLQRLFSQYVGISPKWVIKLYRLQHAAEAMDNGSYPDLLKLSTDLGYYDQSHFIKDFKSIIGKTPEEYTQSNSV, encoded by the coding sequence ATGACGATAACGGACAGAAAGCCCAGCATGGGTATTTTGCAGCTGAGCGAGGGCGAGAAAAAATTTCAACTTACCCGACATGACCCCTCTAAACAATTACGCCCCTTTGTTAAGCATTACTGGGCCGTAAGCTGGAATCTAGATGATCAGCCCCCCTATTTGCAAAATGTTGTCCCCAATCCTTGTGTGAATATGGTGATGGAGGATCATCAAAGCGGTATTTATGGGCCTGCCAGCCGCATGTATACGAAAAAAATTGAAGGGCATGGACAGGTTTTTGGCGTTAAATTTCATCCTGGGGGCTTCTATCCCTTTATTCAATCACCGATATCCAAGCTTACGGAGCATGCTTTGTCGCTTGAGGACGTTTTTGGCAATGATGGTATGGTATACGAGGGACAATTGAAAGCTCAGACGGATACGGAAAGTAAAATTGCATTGACCGAAGCTCTGCTTTTGAAGCATCTTCCTAATGATGACGAGTACGTTACGCAAATCAATCAAATGATTACTCATATTCTTGAGGACAGTGAGCTTACAATGGTTGAACAGCTATGCCGCAAAAACCAGATCAATAAGAGAAAGCTTCAGCGCTTATTTAGCCAATACGTTGGCATTAGCCCCAAATGGGTGATCAAGCTGTACCGACTGCAGCATGCCGCAGAGGCTATGGATAATGGCAGCTATCCAGACCTATTAAAGCTATCGACGGATCTAGGCTATTATGATCAATCACATTTCATAAAGGATTTCAAATCCATTATCGGAAAAACACCAGAAGAGTATACGCAGAGCAACTCGGTATAG
- a CDS encoding SRPBCC family protein — protein MEFKYEFYIGAEPEKVWAALVLPEGTRQTFFGCIIKSAFETGSTFEYIGPGTDGDETVHIYGTILAYEQNKIFSVLEHPGPSYRPNHAELESRITFSLEAVGTTTKLTLVNDQFTDNHPSLETVDSQWWMILSNVKTYVETGKNLDFGW, from the coding sequence ATGGAGTTCAAGTATGAGTTTTATATCGGAGCGGAGCCAGAGAAGGTATGGGCTGCGCTTGTATTGCCTGAGGGAACGAGACAAACGTTTTTTGGCTGCATCATTAAGTCTGCATTCGAGACGGGTTCGACCTTTGAATACATTGGCCCAGGAACGGATGGCGATGAGACGGTTCATATCTATGGTACTATTCTAGCATATGAGCAGAATAAAATATTTAGCGTTTTAGAGCATCCAGGTCCGTCCTATAGACCGAACCATGCGGAGCTGGAGTCCAGAATTACATTCTCGCTGGAAGCGGTTGGGACAACAACGAAGCTGACGCTAGTCAATGACCAATTTACAGACAATCATCCTTCGCTGGAAACGGTGGACAGCCAATGGTGGATGATTCTGAGTAATGTAAAAACGTATGTTGAAACGGGCAAGAACCTCGATTTTGGGTGGTAG
- a CDS encoding epoxide hydrolase family protein yields the protein MTCSEQQSVRSDHQSTEIKPYRIDVPQADLDELRDRLTRTRWPDALTGVGWDYGIPVDYLKELAEYWRTKYDWRTHEESLNQFPQFTTIIDGQNIHFLHVRSPEPGAMPLIITHGWPGSIVEFMNIIGPLTDPRAHGGNPEDAFHVVIPSLPGFGFSGPTTEVGWNIGRVARAWAELMRRLGYERYGAQGGDTGAMVSPELGRFAPESVIGIHANGLTTFPSGDPAESLNLTELERARYDTLTEQSYETTGYAIIQSTRPQTLAYALTDSPVGQLAWIVEKFKEWTDPTANLPEDAVGLDHLLTNVSLYWLTGTAGSSARIYKEEAKSWGMPAQRSTVPTGVAVFPKDISIRGIVEREHNVVRWSEFDRGGHFAAMEAPDLLVNDIRKFFGQLR from the coding sequence ATGACTTGTTCAGAACAACAAAGTGTACGCAGTGACCACCAGAGCACTGAGATCAAGCCTTACCGCATCGATGTTCCGCAGGCGGATCTTGATGAATTACGAGACCGCTTAACCCGTACCCGTTGGCCGGATGCTTTGACCGGTGTAGGCTGGGACTATGGTATTCCCGTTGATTATCTCAAGGAACTGGCAGAATACTGGAGAACCAAATATGACTGGCGCACACACGAGGAATCTCTTAACCAATTCCCACAGTTCACTACCATCATAGACGGACAGAACATACACTTTCTGCATGTGCGTTCACCAGAACCTGGGGCAATGCCACTGATCATCACACATGGTTGGCCGGGTTCAATCGTAGAGTTCATGAACATTATCGGACCGCTCACCGATCCCCGTGCTCATGGCGGTAACCCGGAAGATGCTTTCCATGTCGTTATACCTTCACTACCGGGCTTTGGCTTTTCTGGACCGACAACCGAGGTGGGGTGGAACATTGGTCGAGTAGCCAGGGCTTGGGCTGAACTGATGCGTCGTCTAGGTTATGAACGTTACGGCGCACAAGGCGGGGACACCGGAGCGATGGTCTCTCCAGAGCTTGGACGATTTGCGCCAGAATCTGTCATTGGAATACATGCAAACGGGCTTACAACATTCCCGTCCGGAGATCCCGCAGAATCGCTTAATTTAACTGAACTCGAGCGAGCGCGCTACGATACGTTGACTGAACAAAGCTATGAGACAACAGGTTATGCGATTATACAATCTACACGACCACAGACACTTGCTTACGCTCTGACTGACTCGCCTGTCGGTCAGCTTGCTTGGATCGTTGAGAAGTTCAAGGAATGGACAGATCCTACCGCAAATCTCCCGGAAGATGCGGTTGGTCTCGACCACTTGCTGACAAATGTTTCATTGTATTGGTTGACCGGAACAGCAGGGTCATCGGCAAGGATTTATAAAGAGGAGGCAAAATCCTGGGGCATGCCTGCTCAGCGCTCCACAGTTCCTACCGGTGTTGCGGTTTTTCCGAAAGACATCTCGATTCGGGGTATTGTTGAACGCGAGCATAACGTCGTGCGCTGGTCGGAATTCGATCGAGGTGGTCACTTTGCGGCAATGGAAGCACCTGACCTATTAGTGAATGACATCCGAAAGTTTTTTGGTCAACTTCGCTAA
- a CDS encoding Dabb family protein, translating to MIINHLLLKLNDSDATKIKETKDVLLGMKGNIPALLDIQVEVDIRHDASSYDLILITKFASMRDMETYLADPLHLQVAKFIGSVLDTQASVCCEI from the coding sequence ATGATTATTAACCACTTGCTTTTAAAGTTGAATGACAGCGATGCCACGAAGATTAAAGAAACAAAGGACGTTCTCCTTGGAATGAAAGGAAACATTCCAGCTTTACTTGATATACAAGTTGAGGTGGACATTCGCCATGATGCATCTTCTTACGATCTCATTCTGATTACAAAATTTGCGTCGATGAGGGATATGGAAACTTATCTTGCCGATCCATTACATTTACAAGTTGCGAAATTTATTGGTAGTGTATTGGATACTCAAGCATCGGTTTGTTGCGAAATATAA
- a CDS encoding SDR family oxidoreductase, with translation MKKVFEFSAAEFEGKKVLVTGGTKGMGQAVVKRLTNSGASVLTTARSQSANLPNSVKFVQADIASPEGVDQVITAVKEQLGGIDIIIHCVGGSTTPPGGALVLSDEDWFQALNWNLLAAVRLDRGLIPLMLENKSGVILHFTSIQSRLPLYETTLAYASAKAALANYSKGLSNEFSPQGIRINTLSPGFIQTEAADALIDRIATETGSRESALEQLMASLGGIPIGRPGFPEEVAELVAFLVSDRAASITGSEYVIDGGTIPTV, from the coding sequence ATGAAAAAAGTATTTGAGTTCTCTGCAGCAGAATTTGAAGGCAAGAAGGTGCTTGTAACCGGAGGAACAAAAGGAATGGGACAAGCTGTTGTGAAAAGGCTCACCAACAGTGGGGCTAGTGTCCTGACAACTGCCCGTTCCCAATCTGCGAACTTGCCGAATTCAGTCAAATTTGTTCAAGCAGATATTGCTTCACCTGAAGGTGTAGATCAAGTGATCACCGCAGTGAAAGAACAACTTGGCGGTATCGATATTATTATCCATTGCGTAGGTGGATCAACCACACCTCCCGGAGGTGCTCTTGTATTGAGCGATGAAGATTGGTTTCAGGCATTAAATTGGAATCTGCTCGCCGCCGTTCGGCTTGATCGCGGCTTAATTCCACTCATGTTGGAAAATAAATCAGGCGTTATTCTTCATTTCACCTCAATCCAAAGCCGGTTACCTCTATATGAAACGACACTAGCTTATGCTTCCGCAAAAGCCGCTCTTGCTAATTACAGCAAAGGATTGTCTAATGAGTTTTCTCCTCAGGGAATTCGAATAAATACGTTGTCTCCTGGTTTTATTCAAACCGAGGCAGCAGATGCATTGATTGATCGAATCGCAACGGAGACAGGAAGCAGAGAAAGCGCGCTCGAGCAACTCATGGCTTCGCTTGGAGGCATACCCATTGGTCGGCCAGGATTCCCAGAAGAAGTGGCTGAACTGGTCGCATTTTTGGTTTCCGACCGTGCAGCATCCATTACAGGAAGTGAATACGTCATTGATGGTGGAACCATTCCTACCGTCTAA
- a CDS encoding LysR family transcriptional regulator, whose product MELTQLEYFMTVARLEHMTLASKTLGITQPALSHAIAKLENEIGAPLFERNGRNIKLNRNGTMFSKWIGRALQNIENGIKEIEEWSNPETGVITLSYLNILGVDLIPSLIRSYQLEYPKVRFELTQGNLGDIDDHLEQGFSDVMITSRESTLDNHQWVIIQKVPLYIVVSSQHHYADCSALNLAELSGEPFIGLKNNCGLKATIMSRFQHTGFVFDSAYEAEDLITVAGFVKSGLGVSVLPKTLGLMLDELIWIPIIDEGWYWEIGLKWREDRHISPAAKRFIAYIENLNPRK is encoded by the coding sequence ATGGAACTTACACAATTAGAATACTTTATGACCGTTGCACGGCTTGAACATATGACCTTAGCCTCCAAAACACTCGGTATTACTCAGCCAGCGTTAAGTCATGCGATTGCCAAGCTTGAAAACGAAATAGGAGCTCCCTTATTTGAGCGAAATGGACGAAATATAAAGCTGAACCGAAATGGAACCATGTTCTCAAAATGGATTGGCAGAGCGTTGCAAAATATCGAAAATGGCATTAAGGAAATTGAAGAATGGTCTAATCCTGAAACAGGAGTGATTACGTTATCTTATCTGAATATTCTAGGTGTGGATTTGATCCCTAGTTTAATCCGGAGTTACCAGTTGGAATATCCCAAAGTTCGTTTTGAATTGACACAAGGGAATCTAGGGGATATTGATGACCATCTGGAACAAGGTTTTTCGGATGTTATGATTACATCGAGGGAATCCACTTTAGATAATCATCAATGGGTAATTATTCAAAAGGTCCCTTTATATATTGTTGTGTCCTCCCAGCATCATTATGCGGATTGCTCTGCTCTAAATTTGGCAGAGCTGTCGGGTGAGCCATTCATTGGTTTGAAAAATAACTGTGGATTAAAGGCTACGATTATGTCTCGGTTCCAACATACCGGGTTTGTTTTTGATTCGGCGTATGAAGCCGAAGACCTGATTACTGTAGCTGGTTTCGTGAAGTCAGGTCTAGGTGTGTCTGTATTGCCTAAGACTCTGGGGTTGATGTTGGATGAACTGATTTGGATTCCAATCATTGACGAAGGTTGGTATTGGGAAATTGGATTGAAGTGGAGAGAAGACCGTCATATTTCTCCAGCAGCCAAACGGTTTATTGCATACATTGAAAATTTAAATCCAAGGAAATAG
- a CDS encoding Cof-type HAD-IIB family hydrolase translates to MGYKIVFFDIDGTLINEQKEIPADTIKAIAELKESGVEPVIATGRAPYFIKPLAEQLGIESFVCLNGGYVVYKGEALYRREIEKSRLEALVKVAAEHNHGLVFEGEHNFFADKEDHPFIIESVNSLKVDLPGYNPEFWKTDGIYQVFLHCEDHEEHLYDGLHSELKLIRWHPQAIDVLPAGGSKAQGIEALLNKLGLTPADAVAFGDGLNDKEMLETVGFGVAMGNSHPELLPFADFVTTHVDEQGIRNGLVKAGLL, encoded by the coding sequence ATGGGTTATAAAATCGTGTTTTTTGATATCGATGGGACGCTAATCAATGAACAAAAGGAAATTCCAGCGGATACAATTAAAGCTATTGCCGAGCTGAAGGAAAGCGGCGTGGAGCCGGTTATCGCAACGGGCAGGGCACCCTATTTCATTAAGCCGCTTGCGGAGCAGCTAGGTATTGAATCCTTCGTCTGCTTGAACGGCGGATATGTTGTCTACAAAGGTGAGGCTCTGTACAGACGGGAAATTGAGAAGAGCAGGCTAGAGGCGCTTGTTAAGGTTGCTGCCGAGCATAACCACGGGCTCGTATTTGAAGGCGAGCATAATTTCTTCGCTGATAAAGAGGATCATCCGTTTATTATCGAGTCGGTTAATTCTTTAAAGGTTGATTTGCCGGGCTATAACCCAGAGTTTTGGAAGACAGACGGCATTTATCAGGTGTTCCTTCACTGTGAAGATCATGAAGAGCACTTGTATGATGGCTTGCACTCTGAATTAAAGCTGATCCGCTGGCATCCACAAGCGATTGATGTTCTTCCGGCAGGAGGCTCCAAGGCACAAGGGATTGAAGCGCTGCTTAATAAGCTAGGCTTGACACCTGCCGATGCGGTTGCTTTCGGGGATGGGCTGAACGATAAAGAGATGCTGGAGACGGTAGGCTTCGGGGTTGCTATGGGCAACTCTCATCCAGAGCTGCTGCCATTCGCTGACTTTGTGACTACCCATGTAGATGAGCAAGGCATTCGCAATGGATTAGTTAAAGCAGGTTTATTGTAA
- a CDS encoding ABC transporter ATP-binding protein: MNKQSEYISMQDYVLRVAIREAGYDEEKPVIRQIGLEVAPGQLIGLIGPNGAGKSTTIKTILGLMAHVNGEIELGGQNKRYAYVPEQPVFYEYFTLWEHLHLAASVFGMDERQFGPKAEELLERFRLTEEKHHYPTHFSKGMQQKLMLIIAFLLEPDIYIVDEPFVGLDPRATADFLRLLEGERERGAGVLMSTHVLDTAERICSGFVLINSGSVVARGSLDQVRAAAGCAEDATLFDCFHALT, encoded by the coding sequence ATGAATAAGCAGAGCGAGTATATAAGCATGCAGGATTACGTCCTTCGCGTAGCGATAAGAGAGGCTGGCTATGATGAGGAAAAGCCGGTCATTCGTCAAATTGGGCTGGAGGTTGCGCCAGGTCAGCTAATTGGCTTAATTGGGCCTAACGGAGCGGGGAAAAGCACGACGATTAAAACAATTCTTGGATTGATGGCGCATGTAAATGGTGAAATTGAGCTCGGTGGTCAAAATAAACGGTATGCCTATGTCCCGGAGCAGCCGGTCTTCTATGAATATTTTACATTATGGGAGCATTTGCACTTGGCAGCATCGGTCTTTGGCATGGACGAGCGCCAGTTCGGTCCGAAGGCAGAAGAGCTGTTGGAGCGATTTCGGCTGACAGAGGAGAAGCATCATTACCCGACTCATTTCTCCAAGGGCATGCAGCAGAAGCTAATGCTTATTATTGCGTTTCTGCTGGAGCCGGATATTTATATTGTGGATGAGCCGTTCGTTGGTCTGGACCCGCGGGCAACAGCAGATTTCCTGAGGCTGCTGGAGGGTGAACGGGAGCGAGGCGCAGGCGTACTGATGTCTACACATGTTTTGGACACCGCAGAGCGAATTTGCAGCGGCTTCGTCCTTATTAATAGCGGATCGGTGGTTGCCCGGGGCTCATTGGATCAGGTAAGAGCCGCTGCGGGCTGCGCAGAGGACGCGACATTATTTGATTGCTTTCACGCATTGACTTAG
- a CDS encoding ABC transporter permease, with protein sequence MITPRQLFWIRLKRNRKEQLRAWTSVLDWTVWLYLLIPGLFIGGGLYREAMLEMPLWAMNFPWTTLYPILLLIILFFGQIRIFVDEADRLFLLQKPEWLQSLKRHGIAYTLAAKLVVIGLPFSLLVPFLIKVEGLSWLQLVMAYSYTIVIGMILAVSIQMMNGWMRGWRKTAIDAACLLLFVAVYLIPMLAWAKNATMLGIVLSIGVIVMLLVLRVSLKFKINFEAEVKAESQARLRSTELLMSQVVESKPMIRIKRPIFFRRSQRIFRKSDAGTMLAEMRIKAFLRGMTHIRVWISFIFATTYAVTLVPGPIALFLVIALTIIGSTWLQLQWKQWFGEEFLTQFPWTDHDAQRGAVLSRFWLLLLPMLIWSSIAGYKLLGLWAVVPAAILCFVVWGFISRTAVRPVSI encoded by the coding sequence ATGATTACTCCCAGGCAATTATTTTGGATTCGGCTGAAGCGGAACCGAAAGGAGCAGCTTCGCGCTTGGACGAGCGTGCTGGATTGGACGGTATGGCTGTATTTGCTTATCCCGGGTCTATTCATAGGTGGCGGTCTCTACCGTGAGGCTATGCTGGAAATGCCGTTATGGGCTATGAATTTTCCTTGGACTACGTTGTACCCTATTTTGCTGCTTATTATTTTATTTTTTGGACAGATCCGTATATTTGTAGATGAAGCCGATCGATTGTTTCTTTTGCAAAAGCCAGAGTGGCTGCAATCGTTAAAGCGACATGGTATAGCTTATACGTTAGCTGCTAAGCTTGTCGTAATCGGGCTGCCTTTTAGCCTGCTAGTGCCTTTTCTAATAAAGGTCGAAGGGTTGTCTTGGCTTCAGCTGGTGATGGCTTATAGCTATACGATTGTTATCGGGATGATTTTGGCTGTCAGCATACAGATGATGAACGGCTGGATGAGGGGCTGGCGCAAAACGGCAATAGATGCTGCTTGCTTGTTGTTATTTGTTGCTGTTTATTTAATTCCAATGCTAGCCTGGGCCAAAAATGCAACCATGCTGGGCATCGTGCTTAGTATTGGAGTAATCGTTATGCTTCTAGTGCTGCGGGTCAGCTTGAAATTCAAAATCAACTTTGAAGCAGAGGTGAAAGCAGAAAGCCAAGCACGGCTGCGCAGCACGGAGCTGCTAATGAGTCAGGTCGTTGAATCAAAGCCGATGATCCGGATTAAGCGACCGATATTTTTCCGTCGTTCACAACGTATCTTTCGTAAATCAGATGCAGGGACGATGCTTGCGGAAATGCGAATAAAAGCTTTTTTGCGAGGCATGACGCATATACGTGTCTGGATTAGCTTTATTTTTGCAACTACGTATGCGGTAACGCTTGTGCCTGGCCCAATTGCACTGTTCTTAGTCATTGCTTTGACGATCATCGGCTCTACATGGCTGCAGCTGCAGTGGAAGCAGTGGTTTGGTGAAGAATTTTTAACCCAGTTCCCTTGGACGGATCATGATGCTCAGAGAGGAGCGGTTCTATCGCGATTCTGGCTGCTGCTGCTGCCGATGCTCATTTGGTCGTCTATTGCAGGCTATAAGCTGCTTGGATTATGGGCGGTTGTACCAGCGGCTATCCTCTGCTTTGTGGTGTGGGGCTTTATTAGTAGAACCGCCGTACGTCCGGTCTCCATTTGA
- a CDS encoding GNAT family N-acetyltransferase: protein MSTDRDLYGAVEEEILAKKQGNSYILTTTKGTIGEITYAMVDVDTWVIDHTFVDGAYRGQNLAKQLLDFVVEEAREKGRKIIPSCSYALAQFKRYPAYEDVWEKSGTEYSDQYSSGGAGSASGNSPK, encoded by the coding sequence ATGAGTACAGATCGGGATTTGTATGGTGCAGTAGAAGAGGAGATTTTGGCGAAAAAACAAGGAAACAGCTACATTTTAACGACAACAAAGGGCACCATCGGAGAGATCACCTACGCTATGGTTGACGTCGACACTTGGGTCATCGATCATACGTTTGTCGACGGAGCATATCGCGGTCAAAACTTGGCGAAACAGCTGCTGGATTTTGTAGTGGAAGAGGCTAGAGAGAAGGGAAGGAAGATTATTCCCTCCTGCTCCTACGCGCTCGCCCAGTTCAAACGTTATCCTGCCTATGAGGATGTTTGGGAGAAGAGCGGCACAGAATACTCGGATCAATACAGCTCTGGCGGCGCAGGCTCTGCCAGCGGAAATTCGCCTAAATAA
- a CDS encoding ABC transporter transmembrane domain-containing protein has translation MAFTVIRQLIGYMRAYKPLAALFFVTLFLDLLFISLAPLSFQVLIDKAITPKDMNAFTLILFIIGISGVICVSAGVLSDYALSKLIARIQKDLRMKLFQHMQQVNMGFFQKTRSSELLSHFTVDLPAIEYAMSALLTVGIQSAAVVTISTIVLFYLQWKMALVILLGAAFVFIGPYLLSRRAQAINSSHKEQLDLMTGDVQETLKAQKVIKGFNLQQAMTEKFADRLQTMFHIHYRKNIMAAQLERLPMVSLLVVNMTIIAIGSYLALHEYITLGALVAFFTMYTSMGNSVFNLTFTIPAFTDASVSIERMNRLLNAPKEATGSLPLARAKNQLPDLRFSDVSFSYNEERETLKKINLHIAAGTTAAFVGSSGSGKSTLIQLVLGFYEPSAGQLEINGQPMQDISRGSIRDQLGVVFQENFLFRGTIIENIRISKPEATKKEIIKAAEQAEIHSYIMSLPDGYDTLVMDDGSNFSGGQRQRLAIARAILRNPPMLLLDEATSALDPISEASINETFNELAPNRTVITVTHRLASIVEADCIFVFDKGELVDSGTHQHMLSTDGYYKQLWDKQHGISVSENGQEADIDEERLAKLPFFEGVDRSILQEIRSLFNTETFAPGQSIIQEGEQGEKFYFIARGRVEVSRRDANTDTGVHRLAVLGDGDYFGEIALMNNVPRTADVTAITACTFLTLQRKGLHYVLSKHPELDERVRQTLKDRK, from the coding sequence ATGGCCTTTACTGTCATCAGGCAATTAATCGGTTATATGCGTGCTTATAAGCCGCTGGCTGCCTTATTCTTTGTCACCCTATTTCTCGATCTACTCTTCATATCTCTAGCACCTTTAAGCTTTCAGGTTCTCATCGACAAGGCTATTACTCCGAAGGACATGAATGCATTCACTCTCATCCTATTCATTATTGGAATTAGCGGAGTGATCTGTGTCAGCGCCGGTGTTCTGAGCGATTATGCACTCTCCAAGCTGATTGCACGTATTCAAAAGGATTTGCGAATGAAGCTGTTTCAGCACATGCAGCAGGTCAATATGGGCTTCTTTCAAAAAACGCGTTCAAGCGAGCTGCTCTCTCATTTCACCGTCGACCTGCCTGCGATTGAATATGCAATGAGCGCTTTACTGACAGTCGGCATCCAGTCGGCAGCCGTCGTAACAATTAGTACAATTGTTTTATTTTATTTGCAATGGAAAATGGCACTTGTTATTCTGCTTGGGGCTGCCTTTGTTTTTATTGGACCCTATCTGCTTAGCCGCCGTGCGCAAGCGATTAACTCAAGCCACAAGGAACAGCTGGACCTGATGACCGGAGATGTGCAGGAAACACTCAAAGCGCAAAAGGTGATTAAAGGCTTTAACCTTCAGCAGGCGATGACTGAAAAATTTGCTGATCGATTGCAAACGATGTTCCATATTCATTACCGTAAAAATATTATGGCCGCTCAGCTTGAACGATTGCCGATGGTCAGCCTGCTGGTCGTCAATATGACCATTATCGCTATCGGATCTTATCTGGCGCTGCACGAATATATTACACTCGGTGCGTTGGTTGCTTTCTTCACGATGTATACGTCTATGGGAAATTCAGTATTTAATTTAACCTTTACCATACCCGCATTTACCGATGCTTCGGTAAGTATAGAGCGAATGAATCGGCTGCTGAATGCGCCCAAGGAAGCAACGGGAAGCCTGCCTTTGGCGAGGGCAAAAAATCAGCTTCCTGATCTTCGTTTCTCCGACGTTTCCTTCAGCTACAACGAGGAACGGGAAACGCTGAAAAAAATCAATCTGCACATCGCTGCAGGAACTACCGCCGCATTCGTAGGCTCCAGCGGCTCCGGCAAAAGCACGCTCATCCAGCTTGTGCTCGGATTTTATGAACCGAGTGCGGGACAACTGGAAATAAACGGCCAGCCCATGCAGGACATCAGCCGCGGCTCCATTCGTGATCAGCTTGGCGTCGTCTTTCAGGAAAATTTTCTTTTTCGCGGAACGATAATCGAAAATATTCGAATCAGCAAGCCCGAGGCGACCAAGAAAGAAATTATTAAGGCAGCCGAGCAAGCGGAGATTCATTCCTACATTATGTCACTGCCCGATGGCTACGACACGCTCGTGATGGACGATGGCTCAAACTTCTCTGGCGGACAGCGGCAGAGGCTAGCCATTGCCCGCGCAATATTGAGAAATCCACCAATGCTGCTGCTGGACGAGGCGACCTCTGCGCTTGACCCCATCTCTGAAGCATCGATTAACGAAACGTTTAATGAGCTCGCGCCCAATCGTACAGTCATTACCGTTACCCATCGTCTCGCCTCTATCGTGGAAGCGGACTGTATATTTGTGTTCGACAAGGGCGAGCTTGTGGATAGCGGCACTCACCAGCATATGCTGAGCACCGACGGTTATTATAAGCAGCTATGGGACAAGCAGCATGGCATTTCGGTATCTGAAAACGGACAAGAGGCCGATATTGACGAGGAAAGACTAGCGAAGCTTCCGTTTTTCGAAGGTGTCGACCGCAGCATTTTGCAAGAAATCCGAAGTCTATTCAACACCGAAACGTTTGCTCCCGGCCAATCGATCATTCAAGAGGGAGAGCAGGGCGAGAAGTTTTACTTCATTGCCCGCGGCCGTGTAGAGGTTTCCCGCCGAGATGCCAACACTGATACCGGAGTGCATCGTCTGGCTGTTCTTGGAGATGGTGATTATTTTGGAGAGATTGCCCTAATGAATAACGTGCCTCGTACAGCCGATGTAACCGCCATTACAGCCTGTACGTTTCTTACGCTTCAGCGGAAAGGCCTTCATTATGTACTGTCCAAGCATCCTGAGCTTGATGAGCGCGTGAGGCAAACCTTAAAGGACAGAAAATAG
- a CDS encoding protein-glutamine gamma-glutamyltransferase, translating to MILVSDSPTFELNPLTLSELERRILQAKRRSQVVYRYPSVDALVFEMKMRTHIIEAAKALYAGGANFATFEGSKCNEKYWIRTANGGFQLRGGVLPSVGITDIFENGHLYGFECAGAIIIILYKAVLETVGEAVFNAYFQNLFLRDWQYDRDLSLITTYNKNEAYPGDVLYFKNPDHDPETPEWQGENVIMLDDNLYFGHGIGIESGQDIIAALNRMRRRGSTISAYLQDLVVHPDFEYLRRLSVNDVIPAGQRDYERIGIAGSVGESTFLI from the coding sequence GTGATACTTGTTTCGGATAGTCCTACGTTTGAGCTTAACCCGCTAACGCTGTCAGAACTGGAAAGAAGGATACTGCAAGCTAAGCGGAGAAGCCAGGTCGTCTATCGCTATCCGTCAGTCGACGCGCTAGTGTTTGAGATGAAGATGCGTACGCATATTATCGAGGCGGCCAAGGCTCTTTATGCGGGCGGAGCCAACTTTGCAACGTTTGAGGGGTCCAAATGCAATGAGAAGTATTGGATTCGCACAGCAAATGGAGGCTTCCAGCTCAGGGGGGGCGTGCTGCCTTCTGTAGGTATAACCGATATTTTTGAAAATGGTCATTTGTATGGTTTCGAATGTGCAGGCGCTATTATTATTATTTTATATAAAGCAGTACTCGAAACGGTAGGCGAAGCGGTGTTCAACGCGTATTTTCAAAACCTGTTTTTGAGGGATTGGCAATATGACCGTGATTTGAGCTTAATTACGACTTACAATAAAAACGAAGCCTATCCAGGTGATGTGCTTTACTTTAAAAACCCCGACCATGATCCGGAAACACCGGAGTGGCAGGGAGAAAATGTGATTATGCTCGATGACAATTTATATTTTGGGCACGGAATCGGCATTGAGTCGGGGCAGGATATTATTGCTGCACTGAATCGAATGAGGAGAAGAGGAAGCACGATTTCAGCTTATCTGCAGGATTTGGTCGTTCATCCTGACTTCGAATACTTGCGCAGGCTTTCAGTGAATGACGTTATTCCAGCGGGGCAGAGGGATTACGAGAGGATTGGAATTGCAGGCAGTGTGGGGGAAAGTACCTTTCTCATCTAA